A DNA window from Chelativorans sp. AA-79 contains the following coding sequences:
- a CDS encoding molybdopterin-synthase adenylyltransferase MoeB, giving the protein MSDAILSDEELERYARHIVLPEIGGAGQQKLKRARVLVLGAGGLGAPVLQYLAAAGVGALGIVDDDRVSLSNLQRQVIHPTEAVGALKAESAGAAIAQLNPHVTVETHLLRLHSENAGPLIARYDVVVDGSDNFETRYVLADACAEARVPLVTAAVGRFDGSLTVLKPYEAGADGKPFPSYRDLFPEAPPPGLVPTCAEAGIVGALTGVMGTLQAMEAIKLVTGIGEPLVGRLLLYDGLAARFETVRYGPKRG; this is encoded by the coding sequence ATGAGTGATGCCATTCTTTCCGATGAAGAGCTGGAGCGCTATGCGCGCCACATCGTGCTGCCGGAGATCGGCGGGGCGGGTCAGCAGAAGCTGAAGCGCGCGCGGGTCCTGGTGCTCGGTGCAGGCGGGCTCGGCGCGCCGGTGCTGCAATATCTGGCGGCAGCGGGCGTGGGCGCGCTCGGCATCGTGGATGATGACCGCGTCTCGCTATCGAACCTGCAGCGCCAGGTCATCCATCCGACCGAGGCTGTCGGCGCACTGAAGGCCGAGAGTGCCGGGGCGGCGATCGCGCAGTTGAACCCGCATGTGACGGTGGAAACGCATTTGCTCCGCCTCCACTCCGAAAACGCCGGGCCGCTCATCGCCCGCTACGACGTGGTGGTGGACGGCTCGGACAATTTCGAGACACGCTATGTGCTTGCCGACGCGTGTGCCGAGGCGCGGGTGCCGCTGGTGACGGCGGCGGTGGGGCGCTTCGACGGTTCCCTCACCGTGCTCAAGCCCTATGAGGCAGGGGCGGATGGCAAGCCGTTCCCTTCCTATCGCGACCTCTTCCCGGAAGCCCCCCCGCCGGGGCTTGTGCCCACCTGCGCCGAAGCCGGAATCGTCGGAGCGCTGACGGGCGTCATGGGCACGCTGCAAGCCATGGAAGCCATCAAGCTCGTCACCGGCATCGGTGAGCCGCTGGTAGGGCGCCTCCTTCTCTATGACGGGCTCGCCGCCCGGTTCGAAACGGTGCGCTACGGCCCGAAGCGGGGCTGA